One genomic segment of Huiozyma naganishii CBS 8797 chromosome 8, complete genome includes these proteins:
- the GRX3 gene encoding monothiol glutaredoxin GRX3 (similar to Saccharomyces cerevisiae GRX3 (YDR098C) and GRX4 (YER174C); ancestral locus Anc_8.240): MPAITITDQDQFTNLTTSEAGSKLIVLYFRTNWAEPCKQLDVLYNAIADDSSSEEVSFLTIDADELGDIVELFDVSAVPYFVIIRDGTILRELSTADPKEFVTALDECKSAPVEGYESEGEGEDEEEEETKEEVEAKLNKLVSAAPVMLFMKGSPSEPKCGFSRQIVGILREHQVRFGFFDILRDSTVRENLKNFSDWPTFPQLYINGEFQGGLDIIKESLEDDPEYFQHTIQQQS, translated from the coding sequence ATGCCGGCTATTACAATCACTGACCAGGATCAGTTCACCAACTTGACGACGTCGGAGGCAGGGTCGAAGTTGATCGTCCTTTACTTCCGTACGAATTGGGCAGAGCCTTGTAAGCAACTCGACGTGCTGTACAATGCAATTGCAGACGATTCGTCCAGCGAGGAGGTCTCGTTCTTGACGATCGATGCTGATGAATTGGGGGATATCGTGGAACTGTTCGATGTCAGCGCGGTCCCGTACTTCGTCATCATTAGAGACGGCACGATCTTAAGAGAACTGTCCACGGCAGACCCTAAGGAGTTTGTCACAGCTTTGGATGAGTGCAAGAGTGCCCCGGTTGAGGGCTATGAAAGTGAGGGTGAAGGTGAggatgaagaggaggaggagacaAAGGAGGAAGTTGAAGCTaagttgaacaaactgGTTAGTGCAGCACCTGTGATGTTGTTCATGAAGGGTAGTCCCTCAGAACCTAAATGTGGGTTCTCAAGACAGATTGTAGGGATACTAAGAGAACATCAGGTGCGGTTTGGGTTCTTCGATATCTTGAGAGACAGTACAGTGCgggaaaacttgaagaatttcTCAGACTGGCCAACTTTCCCACAACTGTATATTAACGGAGAATTCCAAGGCGGGTTGGATATCATCAAGGAGTCCCTGGAAGATGACCCTGAATACTTCCAACACACAATCCAACAGCAGTCATGA
- the BMH2 gene encoding 14-3-3 family protein BMH2 (similar to Saccharomyces cerevisiae BMH2 (YDR099W) and BMH1 (YER177W); ancestral locus Anc_8.243): protein MSQSREDSVYLAKLAEQAERYEEMVESMKEVASSGQELSVEERNLLSVAYKNVIGARRASWRIVSSIEQKEETKEKSEHQVELIKNYRAKIEDELTKISDDILSVLDAHLIPSATTGESKVFYYKMKGDYHRYLAEFSSGDVREKATQASLGAYQKASEIATTDLPPTHPIRLGLALNFSVFYYEIQNSPDKACHLAKQAFDDAIAELDTLSEESYKDSTLIMQLLRDNLTLWTSDMSESNEDSQQQQSQQTPAEQSNNAEEPPK from the coding sequence ATGTCCCAAAGTCGTGAAGATTCCGTTTACTTGGCCAAGCTTGCCGAACAGGCCGAGCGTTACGAGGAAATGGTCGAAAGTATGAAGGAGGTCGCCTCCTCTGGGCAGGAACTGTCCGTCGAGGAGAGAAACCTGCTGTCTGTCGCCTACAAGAACGTCATTGGTGCCAGACGTGCCTCTTGGAGAATCGTCTCCTCGATCGAGCAGAAGGAGGAGACGAAGGAGAAGTCCGAACACCAGGTCGAGTTGATTAAGAACTACCGTGCCAAGATCGAGGACGAGTTGACCAAGATCTCCGACGACATCTTGTCCGTCTTGGACGCGCACCTGATCCCATCCGCCACCACGGGCGAGTCCAAGGTCTTCTACTACAAGATGAAGGGGGACTACCACCGTTACTTGGCTGAGTTCTCAAGCGGTGACGTCAGAGAGAAGGCCACGCAGGCCTCCTTGGGCGCGTACCAGAAGGCCTCCGAGATCGCCACCACGGACTTGCCACCAACCCACCCAATCCGTCTAGGGTTGGCTTTGAACTTCTCCGTCTTCTACTACGAGATCCAGAACTCCCCAGACAAGGCATGCCACTTGGCCAAACAGGCCTTCGACGACGCCATCGCTGAATTGGACACGCTGTCCGAAGAATCCTACAAGGACAGCACTTTGATCATGCAATTGCTAAGAGATAACTTGACTTTGTGGACCTCGGACATGTCCGAGAGCAACGAGGACtctcaacaacaacaatcGCAACAGACGCCTGCTGAACAAAGCAACAATGCTGAAGAACCACCAAAATAA